A stretch of the Planktothricoides raciborskii GIHE-MW2 genome encodes the following:
- a CDS encoding multidrug efflux SMR transporter, which produces MNLQFSAWFYVFIAGINTCIGNLLLKQSRRVALADSGIFSLIFSPWFIMGALFFGINVILFTKALEKLPVSAAYPVLAGLGFCLLAIFSSLIFNERLSLSQWSGVALILTGIIIVSRQ; this is translated from the coding sequence ATGAATCTACAATTCAGTGCTTGGTTTTATGTGTTTATTGCGGGAATTAATACTTGCATCGGCAATCTACTCTTAAAACAATCTCGGCGGGTTGCCCTGGCTGATTCGGGGATATTTTCTCTAATTTTTTCTCCTTGGTTTATCATGGGAGCATTATTTTTCGGCATCAATGTCATTTTGTTTACCAAAGCCTTAGAAAAACTCCCCGTCTCCGCAGCTTATCCAGTGTTAGCTGGTTTAGGTTTTTGTTTACTCGCTATTTTTAGTAGCCTGATTTTTAATGAAAGACTCTCTTTAAGTCAATGGTCTGGAGTCGCCTTAATTTTAACCGGCATTATTATTGTTTCTCGCCAGTAA
- a CDS encoding peptidase C15 yields the protein MTGKIITHITSKILLTSFDTWMPHQKSNASDDLLVKISQGDFFGDSLILLRKLPVDPEAAPKEAIAKINQVQPHAVICAGMAETRQKLTVESQALSGKNCRKTLVNLPQLIAGLPNTEISHDAGKFVCEALYYAVLNYLQTQAKSPIPCIFVHVPLLHPENIEAIAADFRAIVQRLAAKPPV from the coding sequence ATGACTGGCAAAATTATCACTCATATCACTAGCAAAATCTTACTCACTTCCTTTGATACCTGGATGCCCCATCAAAAATCCAATGCCTCCGATGACTTATTAGTAAAAATTTCTCAAGGGGATTTTTTCGGGGATTCATTGATTCTGTTAAGAAAATTACCCGTAGACCCCGAAGCAGCCCCAAAAGAGGCGATCGCCAAAATCAACCAAGTCCAACCCCATGCAGTGATTTGCGCGGGTATGGCAGAAACTCGGCAAAAATTAACCGTTGAATCTCAAGCTTTATCCGGGAAAAATTGCCGCAAAACTTTAGTAAATTTGCCCCAATTAATCGCCGGGTTACCTAACACAGAAATCAGCCATGACGCGGGTAAATTTGTCTGTGAAGCGCTGTACTATGCGGTTTTAAACTATCTGCAAACCCAGGCAAAATCGCCCATTCCTTGTATCTTTGTTCATGTACCCTTATTGCACCCAGAAAATATCGAAGCGATCGCTGCTGATTTTCGGGCGATCGTCCAGAGGCTGGCCGCCAAACCCCCGGTATAG
- a CDS encoding circularly permuted type 2 ATP-grasp protein has protein sequence MQFNTYDPGDFYDELFIEKGKPRPEAQLLIAKINSLPSGELEQRQQAAQNALMKLGATFNVYSDNQGTERIFPFDIIPRIVSALEWQWLEKGLKQRIAALNLFIGDIYGEQKIIADGIIPEYAIASATGFLKPCIGLKPPADVWCHITGTDLVRDKHGHWYVLEDNLRCPSGVSYVIENRRVMKSCFPELFGKMGIKPVDDYPSHLLETLLNLAPPHLTNPRVAVLTPGIYNSAYFEHSFLAQQMGVELVEGRDLVVVDGYLRMRTTKGLQRVDVIYRRIDDNFIDPLAFRPDSLLGVPGLMEVYRNRRVAIANALGTGVADDKGIYTYVPDIIRYYLGEDQIIPNVPTYRCWEEKDRNHVLANLDKLVVKAVNEAGGYGMLVGPHATPEQREDFAGRIQENPRNYIAQPTLCLSRVPTIIKDEFAGCHVDLRPYILYGKEIYVHPGGLTRVALKKGSLVVNSSQGGGSKDTWVLFE, from the coding sequence GTGCAATTTAATACTTACGATCCAGGGGATTTTTACGATGAACTGTTCATCGAAAAGGGTAAACCCCGCCCAGAAGCCCAGTTATTGATTGCCAAAATCAACTCCTTACCGAGTGGAGAACTGGAACAGCGACAACAAGCAGCCCAAAATGCCCTGATGAAGCTAGGGGCAACCTTTAATGTCTACAGCGACAACCAAGGAACCGAACGGATATTTCCGTTTGATATTATTCCCCGCATTGTCTCAGCTTTAGAGTGGCAATGGCTAGAAAAAGGACTCAAACAACGAATTGCGGCATTAAATTTATTTATTGGTGATATTTATGGGGAACAAAAAATTATTGCTGATGGGATAATTCCCGAATATGCGATCGCCTCTGCTACAGGATTTCTCAAACCTTGTATTGGATTAAAACCACCGGCAGATGTTTGGTGTCACATCACGGGGACAGATTTAGTCCGAGATAAACATGGTCATTGGTATGTTTTAGAAGATAATCTTCGCTGTCCGTCGGGGGTTTCTTATGTAATCGAAAATCGCCGGGTAATGAAATCTTGCTTTCCCGAATTATTTGGCAAAATGGGCATTAAACCCGTAGATGATTACCCCAGTCATCTCCTAGAAACTCTGCTAAACTTAGCCCCACCCCATTTAACCAATCCTAGAGTAGCGGTTCTCACCCCAGGAATTTATAATTCGGCCTATTTTGAGCACTCATTTTTAGCCCAACAAATGGGGGTAGAACTGGTCGAAGGTAGAGATTTAGTGGTGGTGGATGGCTACTTAAGAATGCGTACCACCAAAGGACTACAAAGAGTCGATGTAATTTATCGGCGAATTGATGATAACTTTATCGATCCTTTGGCATTTCGTCCCGATAGTTTACTGGGAGTTCCGGGGCTGATGGAAGTTTACCGCAATCGCCGAGTCGCGATCGCCAATGCGTTAGGAACTGGGGTCGCTGATGACAAAGGAATCTATACTTATGTCCCGGATATTATTCGCTATTATCTTGGTGAAGACCAAATAATACCCAACGTGCCGACCTATCGATGTTGGGAAGAAAAAGATCGCAACCATGTGTTAGCCAACTTAGATAAATTGGTAGTCAAAGCGGTGAATGAAGCGGGAGGATATGGGATGCTAGTCGGCCCTCATGCCACCCCAGAACAACGGGAAGACTTTGCGGGGCGGATCCAAGAAAATCCCCGGAATTATATTGCCCAACCCACCCTCTGTTTATCCAGAGTTCCTACCATAATCAAGGACGAATTTGCCGGATGCCATGTAGATTTACGTCCCTATATTCTCTATGGAAAAGAAATCTACGTACATCCGGGGGGCTTAACCCGTGTAGCTTTGAAAAAAGGTTCTTTAGTAGTCAATTCATCTCAAGGAGGTGGTTCAAAAGATACCTGGGTTTTGTTTGAATAG
- a CDS encoding alpha-E domain-containing protein produces the protein MLSRVADSIYWLNRYVERAENIARFVGTNLNLMLDSPRGIEQQWKPLVYTTGDQELFEQAYGEGNAQNVIQFLTFDSNYPNSILSCLQIARENARSVREIISSEMWEQINAFYWMVKTAAPDQSLSGLQDFFTEVKLASHLFAGVMDATMSHNEGWHFGQIGRLLERADKTSRILDVKYYILLPSVKHVGTILDQLQWISLLRSASAYEMYRKRSQHRITPDGVAEFLILDREFPRSIQFCLLQAERSLHQITGTPHGTWQNPVERTLGRLRSELGYITIDEIMHIGLHEFLNDLQEKMNEIGDNIFDNFFAIKPIEKTSMTSNQSAIAASL, from the coding sequence ATGCTGAGTCGCGTTGCCGATTCAATCTACTGGCTAAACAGATATGTAGAACGGGCGGAAAATATTGCCCGGTTCGTGGGAACTAATTTAAACTTAATGTTGGATTCTCCCAGAGGAATTGAACAACAGTGGAAACCTTTAGTTTATACCACGGGAGATCAAGAACTTTTTGAGCAAGCCTACGGGGAAGGAAATGCCCAAAACGTGATTCAGTTTCTCACTTTTGATAGTAATTATCCCAATTCTATTTTATCTTGTTTGCAAATAGCGCGAGAAAATGCTCGTTCCGTGCGGGAAATTATTTCTTCAGAAATGTGGGAACAAATTAATGCTTTTTATTGGATGGTGAAGACTGCGGCTCCGGACCAATCCCTTTCTGGGTTGCAAGATTTTTTCACGGAGGTAAAACTCGCTTCTCATCTATTTGCGGGCGTGATGGATGCCACCATGAGTCATAATGAAGGCTGGCATTTTGGTCAAATTGGCCGGTTATTAGAACGGGCTGATAAAACCAGTCGAATTTTAGATGTGAAGTATTATATTTTGTTGCCTTCGGTGAAGCACGTCGGGACAATTTTGGATCAATTACAGTGGATTTCTTTGTTGCGATCGGCAAGTGCTTATGAAATGTATCGGAAACGGAGTCAACATCGGATTACCCCGGATGGAGTGGCGGAATTTTTAATTTTAGATCGCGAATTTCCTCGGTCAATTCAGTTTTGTCTGTTGCAAGCAGAGCGATCGCTGCATCAAATTACCGGCACCCCTCATGGCACCTGGCAAAATCCCGTGGAAAGGACATTAGGCCGGTTGCGGTCTGAATTAGGGTATATTACCATTGATGAAATTATGCATATTGGTCTGCATGAATTTCTCAATGATTTACAAGAAAAAATGAATGAAATTGGCGACAATATCTTTGATAATTTCTTTGCGATTAAACCCATAGAAAAAACATCCATGACCAGTAATCAAAGTGCGATCGCTGCCAGTCTGTAG
- the hisH gene encoding imidazole glycerol phosphate synthase subunit HisH, with translation MAVIAIVDYDMGNLHSVCKGLENAGATPIITDSPAEILAADAVLLPGVGSFDPAMQHLRSRDLELPVKDAIASGKPFLGICLGLQILFDGSEEGKEPGLGVIPGMVRRFKSEPGLTIPHMGWNQLELAQPDLPLWGNLPANPWVYFVHSYYVDPIDASVKAATVTHGSQNVTAAIGKNNLMAVQFHPEKSSTAGLKMLDNFVDFLHRKS, from the coding sequence ATGGCTGTGATTGCCATCGTAGACTATGATATGGGGAATTTGCACTCGGTGTGCAAAGGTTTGGAAAATGCGGGGGCAACCCCAATAATTACCGATTCACCCGCAGAAATTTTGGCTGCTGATGCGGTGTTGCTGCCCGGAGTGGGTTCTTTTGACCCGGCAATGCAACATTTGCGATCGCGGGATTTGGAGTTGCCGGTGAAAGATGCGATCGCTTCTGGGAAACCATTTCTCGGCATTTGTTTAGGGCTGCAAATTCTTTTTGATGGCAGTGAAGAGGGGAAAGAACCGGGTTTAGGGGTAATTCCGGGGATGGTACGTCGGTTTAAAAGCGAACCGGGATTAACTATTCCTCACATGGGTTGGAATCAGTTAGAATTGGCTCAACCGGATCTGCCATTGTGGGGCAATTTGCCCGCTAATCCTTGGGTTTATTTTGTTCACTCTTATTATGTCGATCCCATAGATGCATCGGTGAAGGCTGCTACAGTGACTCATGGGAGTCAAAATGTCACTGCTGCGATCGGGAAAAATAACCTCATGGCGGTACAATTTCACCCGGAAAAATCTTCTACTGCTGGGTTAAAAATGTTAGATAACTTTGTGGATTTTCTGCACCGCAAAAGTTAG
- the ppk1 gene encoding polyphosphate kinase 1 — MAKTKTVDPTASEINLKDPQYYINRELSWLEFNYRVLHEALDARTLLLERLKFLSIFSTNLDEFFMVRVAALKQQVEAKVARLTPDGRTPEEQLNAISDRLHPMVVEQHRHFQQQIRPLLVANQIHILDYIDLNQEQRLYMQSYFEEQIFPVLTPLAVDPGHPFPYISNLSLNLAVLVKDPETEEEFFARVKVPKVLPRFISLPPDPIKPSQTPVTAATPPTIYQFVPLEQVIAHNLEFLFPGMNIQEYHLFRITRDADLELQEIEADDLLLAIEKELRKRRFGGSVVRLEIPVDLPPSIREMLMHELDVEESDVYEVQGLLNLGDLMSFMGLPKPELKDRPWNPVVPPRLRRLHDLPVDQVDLDVEEGEDLFALIRQKDILLHHPYYSFSASVQRFITQAAHDPGVLAIKMTLYRTSGDSPIINALITAAENGKQVAALVELKARFDEENNIQWARKLEKAGVHVVYGLVGLKTHTKIAMVVRREQDRIRRYVHIGTGNYNPKTARLYTDLGLLSCRDELGADLTDLFNFLTGYSRQRSYRKLLVAPVNIRDRMEALIDRETEHAKNGYHSRIVVKMNALVDPKIILKLYQASQAGVQIDLLIRGICCLRPGVPGLSESIRVVSIVGRYLEHSRIFYFHNRGEEELFIGSADWMPRNLNRRVEAITPVEDPDLMKDLQEILGIMLSDNRQAWDLQADGTYVQRSPMKDTFGECSSQNILMEMAAQ, encoded by the coding sequence ATGGCCAAAACCAAAACAGTAGATCCCACGGCCAGCGAGATTAACCTCAAAGATCCGCAGTATTATATTAATCGCGAGTTAAGCTGGTTAGAGTTTAACTACCGGGTTTTACATGAAGCCTTGGATGCTCGGACACTCCTACTGGAGCGACTGAAGTTTTTATCGATCTTCAGCACCAACCTGGATGAATTCTTTATGGTTCGGGTTGCCGCTTTAAAACAACAGGTAGAAGCCAAGGTTGCCCGGTTAACCCCTGATGGACGGACACCGGAAGAACAACTGAATGCGATTAGCGATCGCCTGCACCCAATGGTAGTCGAGCAGCATCGTCACTTTCAACAGCAAATCCGACCCCTATTAGTCGCCAACCAAATTCATATCCTCGACTACATCGATCTCAACCAAGAACAAAGGCTCTATATGCAGAGCTACTTTGAAGAGCAAATCTTTCCCGTGCTCACTCCTTTAGCCGTCGATCCGGGTCATCCGTTCCCCTATATTTCCAATCTCAGCTTAAACTTAGCGGTACTGGTTAAAGATCCAGAAACCGAGGAGGAATTTTTTGCTCGCGTCAAAGTCCCCAAAGTCTTACCCAGATTTATTTCCTTGCCTCCAGACCCGATTAAACCTTCTCAGACCCCCGTCACCGCAGCAACACCGCCAACCATCTACCAATTTGTCCCCCTGGAACAAGTCATCGCTCATAACTTAGAGTTTTTATTTCCCGGAATGAATATTCAGGAATATCATTTATTCCGAATTACGCGGGATGCGGATTTAGAACTGCAAGAGATCGAAGCCGATGACTTGTTATTAGCGATTGAAAAAGAACTGCGGAAACGACGGTTTGGGGGTTCCGTGGTCCGCCTGGAAATACCCGTGGACTTGCCGCCCAGCATTCGGGAAATGCTTATGCACGAACTGGACGTTGAAGAGTCGGATGTTTATGAAGTGCAAGGATTACTGAATTTAGGGGACTTAATGAGTTTCATGGGATTGCCCAAACCAGAACTCAAAGATCGACCCTGGAACCCGGTCGTTCCCCCGCGTTTGCGTCGTCTCCATGATTTACCCGTAGACCAAGTAGACCTGGATGTAGAGGAAGGGGAAGATTTATTTGCCTTAATTCGCCAAAAAGATATATTGCTGCACCATCCTTATTATTCATTTAGCGCCTCGGTGCAACGTTTTATTACTCAAGCGGCCCATGACCCTGGAGTGTTGGCGATTAAGATGACACTGTATCGGACTTCGGGAGATTCGCCGATTATTAATGCTTTAATTACGGCGGCAGAAAATGGCAAGCAGGTGGCGGCATTGGTGGAACTGAAAGCCCGATTTGATGAAGAAAATAATATTCAGTGGGCACGAAAGTTAGAAAAAGCCGGAGTTCATGTGGTTTATGGTTTGGTGGGGTTAAAAACTCACACGAAAATTGCGATGGTCGTCCGACGGGAACAGGATCGCATTCGGCGTTATGTTCATATTGGTACGGGGAATTATAATCCTAAGACCGCCAGACTTTATACAGATTTGGGTTTGCTATCTTGTCGGGATGAACTTGGTGCAGATTTGACCGATTTGTTTAATTTTTTGACGGGATATTCTCGGCAGCGGTCTTATCGGAAATTATTGGTAGCCCCGGTGAATATCCGCGATCGCATGGAAGCTTTAATTGACCGGGAAACGGAACACGCGAAAAATGGTTATCATAGCCGAATAGTGGTCAAGATGAATGCGTTGGTAGATCCAAAAATTATCCTCAAACTTTATCAAGCTTCTCAAGCGGGAGTGCAAATTGATTTGCTAATCCGAGGGATTTGCTGTTTGCGTCCTGGAGTCCCCGGACTGAGTGAAAGTATTCGAGTGGTGAGCATTGTGGGTCGTTATTTAGAACATTCTCGCATTTTTTATTTCCACAATCGCGGTGAGGAAGAGTTATTTATTGGATCGGCGGATTGGATGCCGCGAAATCTTAACCGTCGGGTCGAGGCAATTACGCCTGTAGAAGATCCAGATTTAATGAAAGATTTGCAAGAAATTTTGGGGATTATGCTGTCAGATAATCGCCAAGCTTGGGATTTACAAGCTGATGGCACTTATGTGCAGCGATCGCCCATGAAAGATACTTTTGGTGAATGTAGCAGCCAGAATATTTTAATGGAAATGGCCGCTCAATAA
- a CDS encoding glycosyltransferase family 2 protein, whose product MKYSVVIPIFNEQETISELWKRLLGVFQAIKDDWEIIFVNDGSTDASRSMLTQLSQQHQNVKFLSLSRNFGHQPAITAGIDYAQGDAVILMDGDLQDDPDAILTFIDLWKQGYDVVYAHRKKRKEPWLKRLAFKTFYYLQTTLSDINLPRDAGIFSLLDRRVIQALRQMPERNKYLSGLRAYTGFHQIGVVVERGPRYHGQPRVSIRKLFKLAFDGIFSFSTLPLRFVTYLGILISLTALAIAMIGLVVKFILGLQFFDWPFGLTSIFFLGGVQLLSLGIIGEYIGRIYEEVKQRPYYIVAEAIGFELYKTVEATPPDDQNEKKYHLTQSSTELPSSPQGKIPHIDEIY is encoded by the coding sequence ATGAAATACTCCGTTGTAATTCCAATTTTTAATGAACAAGAAACAATCTCTGAGCTTTGGAAACGTCTGCTGGGAGTGTTTCAGGCAATCAAGGATGATTGGGAAATTATTTTTGTCAATGATGGCAGCACCGATGCTTCTCGCTCAATGTTAACCCAACTCAGTCAACAGCACCAAAATGTAAAATTTTTAAGCTTATCTCGGAATTTTGGCCATCAGCCAGCCATTACCGCTGGAATTGATTATGCCCAAGGAGATGCGGTGATATTAATGGATGGTGATTTACAAGACGATCCAGACGCAATTCTCACTTTTATCGATCTGTGGAAACAGGGTTACGACGTAGTTTATGCCCACCGCAAAAAACGCAAAGAACCCTGGCTAAAACGCCTTGCATTTAAGACGTTTTACTATCTGCAAACTACCCTATCAGACATCAACTTGCCTCGTGATGCGGGGATTTTTTCCCTACTCGATCGCCGAGTAATTCAAGCCTTAAGACAAATGCCGGAACGCAATAAATATTTGAGTGGTTTACGTGCTTATACCGGGTTTCACCAAATTGGGGTAGTAGTAGAACGGGGGCCACGGTATCATGGTCAACCACGAGTCTCCATTCGCAAGCTATTTAAATTAGCCTTTGATGGGATTTTTTCTTTTTCCACATTGCCTTTACGGTTTGTCACCTATTTGGGCATTCTGATTTCGCTCACCGCTTTGGCGATCGCCATGATTGGTTTAGTCGTAAAATTTATTTTGGGACTACAATTTTTCGATTGGCCTTTTGGCTTGACCAGCATTTTTTTCCTGGGAGGAGTGCAACTTTTATCTCTAGGAATCATTGGGGAATATATCGGGCGCATCTATGAGGAAGTAAAACAACGTCCTTATTACATTGTAGCAGAAGCAATAGGATTTGAACTATATAAAACAGTGGAAGCAACCCCCCCCGATGACCAGAACGAAAAAAAATATCACTTGACTCAATCATCCACTGAGTTACCGTCATCTCCCCAGGGAAAAATACCCCATATCGATGAAATTTATTGA